A genome region from Labilibaculum antarcticum includes the following:
- a CDS encoding succinate dehydrogenase cytochrome b subunit — MSSFLSSSIGKKLIMSLSGLFLVLFILVHLILNSFLMFDSTGELFNAGAHFMSIPVIRFGLQPVLAGGFIIHIIYAIILTIQNMKARPQKYASQNLGESSTWSSRNMFVLGGLVLVFIAMHLLHFFIPIQIEGNVHDDYQLVKNLFTNGSLGLVYTGLYIVGAILLGLHLAHGFWSAFQSVGLSNKLWRSRLEKVGYIYAIFVAAGFTIIPLYLHFFA; from the coding sequence ATGAGCAGTTTTTTAAGTTCATCTATTGGGAAGAAGTTGATAATGAGTTTATCAGGGCTTTTTCTTGTACTATTTATTTTAGTACATCTGATATTGAACTCCTTTTTGATGTTTGACAGCACAGGTGAGCTGTTTAATGCCGGAGCACATTTCATGTCTATCCCGGTTATTCGTTTTGGTTTACAGCCTGTATTGGCTGGTGGTTTTATTATCCATATTATTTATGCGATAATTTTAACCATTCAAAACATGAAAGCCCGTCCACAGAAGTATGCTTCTCAAAATTTGGGAGAAAGCAGTACCTGGTCGTCTCGAAACATGTTTGTTTTGGGTGGTCTTGTTTTGGTTTTCATCGCAATGCACTTACTGCATTTCTTTATTCCTATTCAGATCGAAGGAAATGTTCATGATGATTATCAGTTGGTGAAAAATCTATTTACGAATGGCTCTTTGGGACTGGTTTATACCGGACTTTATATTGTAGGTGCTATTTTGTTAGGACTGCACTTGGCTCATGGATTTTGGTCAGCTTTTCAGTCAGTTGGTTTAAGTAATAAGTTATGGAGATCAAGATTGGAAAAAGTTGGTTACATCTATGCAATTTTTGTTGCTGCCGGATTCACAATCATTCCTTTGTATTTACACTTTTTTGCTTAA